From Aliamphritea hakodatensis:
TTTACCGCCCACCGGGAGCACTGTGCCGACAACCGCCTGCAGGCATTACAGATACTCACCCGGATGGAAGATGAAACCCGCCCGGACTAAAAAGCCCTGTGCAGCCGTTCGCCGGCGGTGCTAAAATCCCCCTCCCTGTCCGCTAATCAATACAGAAGACATTATGGAACTGAAACATCTAGCCATCCGCGAACTGCTTAAAAATGCTGACGAAACCCAGGCAACTATCAGTAACCGGGGTGGCCCTGTTGATATTCAGGCACCGATGGCACAACGGCTGTTTGATACCCTGGTATCCGCCTACGGACGCCGCGCTGCACTGACCCACGGCTCCTTCACTGTAGAAGACCCGGACAGCCATCCGTTTATCATTAACTTCCGTCAGTTCATCAGCGGTACACCGGATGACAGCGACTTTCTCAGCCTGTGTGATGTCGCCATGGAACAACTGGCCGCCTCACTGAGTTCCGAGTCAGCCTCTGCAGCCACCGGTGGCTACGTAATCTGCTGCCACTACAGCGCCGACGTATTTGATTACCTGCTGGTTGCGCTGGTCCGCGACAAGAACGGCGTGGCATTTGACGGCAACCTGCACCCGACCCAGGTGATTGAACTGGATCTGGATAAGCTGCACCAGGCTGCGAAAATAAATATCTCCACCTACAAAGAAGGCACCGACAGCTACCTGAGCTTCATCGGTACCAAACGTAAAGGAGATATCACCCATTACTTCTCCACAGCGCTGGGCTGCAGCGACGTTGTCCCGGCCCGCCAGGCCACGTCGGAACTGATACGTGCCACTGAAGATTTCTGCCGCAAAAACCAGTTGCAGGACAAACAGGAAGCGATCGTTGATGACGTCGTCGGATACCTGTCCAAACAGCGCAGTGAAAAGCAGTCAGCCTACCTGCCGGACATGGATGAAATCTTTGCCCAGCACATTCCCCCGGAACAGGCTGAAAGCGGCACTGAATCCTTTGGCAGTTTCGCCAACTCAGAAGAGTATCAGGTGAGCCACGAATTCCAGCCGCACACCAGCACCATTAACAATTACACCAAGATCAAGGCCAAGGCCGACAACTGGCAGCTGGACTTCTCCAAGCGCTCACTGGGTGAACTGAACTCAACCAGTGATATTCAGTTTGACCCCAACACCAACAGCCTGATCATCCGCCGCCTGCCAACCAAGGTAGTGGATCAGCTGCGCGAAGCACTGGACGATTAAACACCAGACCGCTGAATACCTGACCGGCACCTGCTCACAGGCTGGCCGGTCAGAACATTTCCTCACCGCTTTCCCTGTCATCATATTTCTGTCACATCTCCCTGCTATCGTCCCGGCATAACATTTGTGCAACGCACAACAATAAACGCAATGCTTTGCTCAGCTGCATTTGTCGCACTGCACAAAAAATAGCAAAATTACGCTAAAAACAGATAACCGCTAAAAGTAGTTTGCAGATACAGAATGCCGGCAACAGTAGAGTTACAGGCTAATATAAGCCAATTTATTCTATATAAAACAGGCAATTAAAAAAATCATTGCGATTCCCGATGATGTTTCGGGATGCTATCAGAAATCTTTTTTTGTGCATCGCACAAAAAAAGATTTGACAGTGATGAAAACCGGCTTACAATAAGCCATATATTGTGCACTGCACCAATCAATTATATGGAGATACACCATGACCGCTAACATCGATTTTCAAAAGTCTTTCGAATCAGTGAAGTCTCTGATGGAATTGCAAGCGCAAACTATCAGCAAGTCTGTTGAACTGCAGAAGCAATCTGGCGAACAGCTGACTGCTTTCTTCAAGCAGGAAGCCGAAAAAGCTCAGACGCTGAAGACACCTGAAGACGTTGTAAAATTCAACGTTGAAGCTAACACTGCACTGTTCGAACTGCTGAAAGCTCAGGGTGAAGCATTCACTTCTCTGGCGCAGCAAGCTGGCGAATCTGCAATGAGCGAAATGACAAAAGCGGCTAAGTAAACTTACTTAACTGTTGTAAAAAAGCCCCGTCAGACTGAGCCTGACGGGGCTTTTTTATATCTGCTTTAAGGCAGTTGTTTATCAGTGCAGTGAAGGCCCGCTTTCGTTAACCTGTAAAATCGGCTGACCGGCACTGTCCAGCGCCAGCGCTCCCTGCTCAACGGCATAATCCATCAGCTGACTCATAACCATGTCTGTCAGGTGTGCACTGATCACCAGCCCCGCTGGCGGATCACCTTCAAACATTTCGTCATCTACCATGCCGTCAGCACGCAGCCCCAGTAACAACGGATTTTCCGCCACCAGCGGTGCAATGTCATCCGGTGCAAACACGGAATATTCGGATGCGACCTCCAGGGCCAGGTTATAAGCATCTGCCGCTTCTGTCGCCAGACGCTCCTGGAAAACCGCCTCCGCCAGCGCCATCACTTTGCTCAGCTCTGAACGGCCGGGCTTTTGCATATTCTGCTTAGCCAGCTCGCTGTCACTGTAATCCACCACCGGGGCACTGACATCATCCAGCTGCTGATGATCTTCTTCAGACAAGCGGCCTTCTGCATCCGGCTTCAGCCAGCCATGCTCTGCAGCTATGCCAATCAAAGCCTCCAGCATACCGGCAGCAAGATTTACGCTGATAATCATCCCGACACTGGGATTAGCGGCTTCTTCTTCATCAGCTATCATGCCACCCGGACGGGTTGCAAGCAGTGTCGGGTCTTCTGCCACCACCCGTGCCAGCGTGTCCACTTCAAGGTAAAGGTACTGGTTACACAGTTCCATGGCAGTACCCAGGGCATTCTCACCGCCAGACGCCGTCATGGCAGCGTGATAGTCGCGCTGCACCTTTTCAACGATGTCTGCTAATAACTGGCTCATGTTTTTCTCCGGCTGAACGCAAATTTTTCAACTCGCACGTCAGCACTCTTTACTAATGTTTAACACAGGCGTGTCGATAGCCTTTATATGACGGGCATTCAGAGGCCGTCACCTTATACGTTTTTTCGCCAGACAGGGGTCGTTATGAATATTCAATTACCGCCGCCGGTACCCGAAGATGAAGATGAAGGTAAGGTATACGTGTTATCCGATAACTGAATACCGCCGGATACCTTAAGATCTGTCATTAATGATAGGTCAGTCCGATCAGCTTAATCTCAGATTTAAGCGCGTCGAAGTGGTCCCGCAATTCCGCCATCGGACGTAAACCGAAATCCAGCGGATCGGTTGGCAGTTCATACCAGTCCAGGGTCGAGACCCGGGTCATGAGGTCGTATTCGCCAATCAGCGCATCCAGATAGATCATGACCGCTTCAATGCGGGGTTCCATATCCAGGCTGGCCGGCAGCTCATGCATATACACGGCCATAAAAAGCTTGCCGTTTTCAATGCGAAAGCTGTACCAGAACTCTTTCAGCTCAATGACATCTTCACCCAGGTGGATGTAAGCCGGTACCGGGTCATAACGGTGATTAAAGGCGATAAAGCGAATGCCACCGATGCTCGGCGCAGCCCCCACCAGACTCAGTACATTACTGATGGATTCCGGATAACCGTCACAGCCAAACACCATCTCAACCGGGCCGTCCTCTTCATCCCGTTCGAAATGAAAGGTCAGATTACGGTCGATTTTCTGCAGAGAGTTTCGGTACTCCAGCAACAGATTATCCGCATCGAAGTTATTATCCGCTTCACTGCCCAGCAGATTATCGATGGTGTTCTCCAGCTGCTGCCAGAAACTGAGAATATTTGCCTGCCGATGAATCATGTGCGCGGAACAACCACTCCGGTCTGTCCCTGATACTTACCGTCCCGGTCTTTATAGGAGGTTTCACAGATTTCATCCGCCCCCAGGAACAGCATTTGTGCAACACCTTCATTGGCGTAGATTTTGGCAGGCAGTGGCGTAGTATTCGAGAATTCCAGCGTCACGTGACCTTCCCACTCAGGCTCCAGTGGCGTGACGTTCACTATGATACCGCAACGGGCATAGGTGCTTTTACCCAGGCAAATGGTCAGCACATCACGGGGAATTTTGAAGTATTCAACGGTTCGCGCCAGGGCGAACGAGTTAGGCGGGATGATGCAGACATCAGACTTCACATCCACGAAGCTGCCTTCGTCAAAGTTCTTCGGATCAACCACTGAAGAGTTGATGTTGGTGAAGATCTTAAATTCATCCGCACAACGGACATCATAGCCATAGCTTGATGTACCATAGGAAATAAGCTTTTCTTCATCACGGCGACGCACCTGTCCCGCCTCAAACGGCGCGATCATCTGATGTTCTTCCGCCATGCGGCGAATCCAACCGTCCGACTTAATACCCATAGTTACACTATCCGTCAGTTTAATCTTAAAAAAGGCGACAATCTTAACGTTTTTGTCTAAAAAAAACCGCATTTTTTCATAAAAAAATGCGGTTAATTTTAACCCTGATCAACAGCCCGCCGGACAGCCTGCCCGGCAGCCTGAATCAGTCATTCACAATGGATATATTCGGCATGGCTACCGGGGTTTCTGCACGCTTCGCCAGCAGAGCCCCCACCTTACGTGCCATATCACGGTAGATCGCCGTTTCCTTGCTGTCCGGCGCGCTGACAACCGTCGGCGCACCGCTGTCGGTAGAGGTACGGATGCCCATCGTCAGTGGCAGAGCACCCAGCATAGGCGCCTTATACTGATCCGCCAGCATCTCACCGCCACCGTGGCCGAAAATCGGCTCGCTGTGACCACATTCGCTGCAAATGTGCAGGCTCATGTTCTCAACAATCCCCAGTACCGGAATCTCAACTTTACGGAACATTTCAATGCCTTTCTTGGCATCCAGTAAGGCAATATCCTGCGGTGTGGTAACAATCACAGAACCGGTGACCGGTACCTTCTGTGACAGAGTCAGCTGAATATCACCGGTACCCGGCGGCATATCGATAAACAGATAGTCCAGTTCATCCCAGACCGTTTCAGTCAGCAACTGCTGCAGTGCACCGCTGGCCATCGGGCCACGCCATACCATCGGCTGATCATCATCAATCAGGAAACCGATCGACATTACCTGCAGGCCATGTGCCTCAATCGGCGCCATGTTCTTTTCACCCACCGGCTGCGGGCGGGTTCCCGGGGTCACCCCCAGCATCATGCCCTGGCTCGGGCCGTAAATATCCGCATCCATCACGCCAACGCGGGCGCCTTCCGCTGCCATCGCCAGCGCCAGGTTCACCGTTGTGGTGGATTTACCCACGCCACCCTTACCGGAAGAGACCGCAACGATGTTCTTCACACCTTTCAGAGCCTGCAGGCTGCCCTGTACCTGATGAGCGGCAACCTTGCTGGTAATTTCAATCTTTACAGCGGTGGCACCGGCGGCAGTGATCGCATCGCTCAGTGCCTGCTTAATATCTGCTTCTGCGCCTTTGCAGGCGTAACCCAGCTCGAGAGAAACATTAACCGTGCTGCCTTCCACACTCAGCGCTTTCACTGCGTTAGCGCTGATATAATCCTGTTCTAAATACGTATCCTGTACGCCGGCAATCGCCCCGCGTACCTGCTCGTTTGTTAAGCTCGTCATAAGGTTATCTACTCTTGGCTCTTAATACCCTAGTAATTTTGTCGGGAATTATGCGCCATCTGTTTTAGGAAGGCCAGACCAAATCCGGTATTTCAATGGCATCAATCGTCGTATCAGACAGTCGCACGGAGATTATCCGGCCGCCTCAACGGCCTGAACAGCCTCTGCAACAGATGCCACCAGCATCTTTGCCACGCAACAATGGCCGGCTGCAGCAAAATGCGCCCGCAATATGTCATTCAGTTCGTTAAGCGACAGCCTAACGCCGGCCGCGTGCGGCATAATCTGACCTGAAATCCGCTGCTGCAACAAAAAGCACTGCCCTGCGCTGTCAATCAGACGGTCCTGCGCAGCAAAATAATGCTGCACATACTCTGTTCGCCATTCTTCCTGCGAACGGATGACGGTCAGCTCCGGATC
This genomic window contains:
- a CDS encoding nucleoid-associated protein → MELKHLAIRELLKNADETQATISNRGGPVDIQAPMAQRLFDTLVSAYGRRAALTHGSFTVEDPDSHPFIINFRQFISGTPDDSDFLSLCDVAMEQLAASLSSESASAATGGYVICCHYSADVFDYLLVALVRDKNGVAFDGNLHPTQVIELDLDKLHQAAKINISTYKEGTDSYLSFIGTKRKGDITHYFSTALGCSDVVPARQATSELIRATEDFCRKNQLQDKQEAIVDDVVGYLSKQRSEKQSAYLPDMDEIFAQHIPPEQAESGTESFGSFANSEEYQVSHEFQPHTSTINNYTKIKAKADNWQLDFSKRSLGELNSTSDIQFDPNTNSLIIRRLPTKVVDQLREALDD
- the apbC gene encoding iron-sulfur cluster carrier protein ApbC, which codes for MTSLTNEQVRGAIAGVQDTYLEQDYISANAVKALSVEGSTVNVSLELGYACKGAEADIKQALSDAITAAGATAVKIEITSKVAAHQVQGSLQALKGVKNIVAVSSGKGGVGKSTTTVNLALAMAAEGARVGVMDADIYGPSQGMMLGVTPGTRPQPVGEKNMAPIEAHGLQVMSIGFLIDDDQPMVWRGPMASGALQQLLTETVWDELDYLFIDMPPGTGDIQLTLSQKVPVTGSVIVTTPQDIALLDAKKGIEMFRKVEIPVLGIVENMSLHICSECGHSEPIFGHGGGEMLADQYKAPMLGALPLTMGIRTSTDSGAPTVVSAPDSKETAIYRDMARKVGALLAKRAETPVAMPNISIVND
- a CDS encoding DUF4144 family protein → MMTDIRWPVLLQYEGDPELTVIRSQEEWRTEYVQHYFAAQDRLIDSAGQCFLLQQRISGQIMPHAAGVRLSLNELNDILRAHFAAAGHCCVAKMLVASVAEAVQAVEAAG
- the dcd gene encoding dCTP deaminase, coding for MGIKSDGWIRRMAEEHQMIAPFEAGQVRRRDEEKLISYGTSSYGYDVRCADEFKIFTNINSSVVDPKNFDEGSFVDVKSDVCIIPPNSFALARTVEYFKIPRDVLTICLGKSTYARCGIIVNVTPLEPEWEGHVTLEFSNTTPLPAKIYANEGVAQMLFLGADEICETSYKDRDGKYQGQTGVVVPRT